CGCGCGGCATGGGCAAGCCCTGCGTCTCCGGCTGCGGCACCATTCGCGTCGATTACGGCCGCGGCACCATGAGCATCGGCTCGCGCTCGTTCAAGACCGGCGACGTCATCACCATCGATGGTTCGCTCGGCCAGGTGCTGGCCGGACGGATGCCGATGATCGAACCCAAATTGTCCGGCGAATTCGGCACGCTGATGGGCTGGGCTGACTCAGTCCGCAAGCTCGGCGTCCGCGTCAACGGCGACACGCCCGACGATGCGCGCACCGCCATCAAGTTCGGCGCCGAGGGCATCGGCCTGTGCCGCACCGAGCACATGTTCTTCGAGGAAACCCGCATCCGCACCGTGCGCGAGATGATCCTTTCCGAGGACGAGCAGTCGCGCCGTGCCGCGCTGTCGAAGCTGCTGCCGATGCAGCGCGCGGACTTCGTCGAGCTGTTCGAGATCATGAAGGGCCTGCCGGTCACGATCCGCCTGCTCGATCCGCCGCTGCACGAGTTCCTGCCGCACACGCAGGCCGAGATCGAGGAAGTCGCGCGCGCGATGAACACCGATCCGCGCAAGCTCGCCGATCGCGCCCGCGATCTCGCCGAGTTCAACCCGATGCTGGGTTTCCGCGGCTGCCGTCTGGCTATCGCCTATCCTGAGATCGCGGAGATGCAGGCGCGCGCGATCTTCGAGGCCGCTGTCGAGGCCGAGAAGCGCACCGGCAAGGCGGTCGGCCTCGAGGTGATGGTGCCGCTGATCGCGACCAAGGCCGAGTTCGACCTGGTCAAGGCGCGCATCGACGCTTCCGCGCAGGCGGTGATGAAGGAGACCGGCAAGAAGATCGCGTATCAGGTCGGCACCATGATCGAGTTGCCGCGCGCGTGCCTGATGGCCGGCGACATCGCGCAGACCGCGGAATTCTTCTCGTTCGGCACCAACGACCTGACGCAGACCACCTACGGCATCAGCCGCGATGACGCCGCGAGTTTCCTCGGCACCTATGTCGCCAAGGGCATTCTCGAGATCGATCCGTTCATCTCTGTTGACCGCGCCGGCGTCGGCGAACTCGTCAAGATCGGCGTCGCCCGCGGTCGCAAGACCCGGCCGAACCTCAAGGTCGGCATCTGCGGCGAACACGGCGGCGACCCCGCATCCGTGGCGTTCTGCCACGAGATCGGGCTCAACTACGTGTCGTGCTCGCCCTACCGCGTCCCGATCGCCCGCCTTGCCGCGGCGCAGGCCGCCCTCGGCAAGACGGTGGCGAGCCAGGCGTAACCCACAACAACTGACGAGATTGAAATGGCCGGGATTTTCCCGGCCATTTTCGTTTCTGGCGCCGCCGTCATTGCGAGCGAAGCGAAGCAATCCACCTCACCGCATAACGGATAGATGGATTGCTTCGTCGCTATCGCTCCTCGCAATTGTGCATGTTCAATAATTCGCTGATTGAATCACCCCCCTGAGAGGAGGAGGATTCGATGCGCGACAACAGCTATGACCGGACGATTGAGCGCAATTACCTTCAGAAATGGCGGTTTCTGATCCCGGAGTATGAGGCGGTGAAGGCTGGCCGATCGGGCACATTTCGCCGGGTCGGCGATTTTTACCGTCATCACGGGACGTGCTCGCAGACCTTCCGGAAATATTACAACCGATATCTACGGAGCGGCGCGGAGGCTGACCTACTGCCGCAGCGCCGCGGGCCGAAGTGGCGCGAGCGGCGCGAACCGGAAGGTATCGAGGCCGAGATCGTCGCCTGCCGCCACCGTGGCATGAACCGTTACGAGATCCATGCCGCCTTGCGCGAGCGGCGCGATACGCTACCTTCGCCATCGACCATCTATCGGGTCCTGAAACGCTATCAGCTGAACCGCCGCACCCCGGCGATGCGTGAGGAGAAGCGCCGCATTATCAAGGACAAGCTCGGCGAATTGGGCCATGTCGATCTGCATCAGCTACCGCGTGACATGTTCCTCGCGCCACCCTCAAGCTCGGCCTACATTGTAAGCTTGCTCGATAGCTGCTCGCGGCTGGCCTGGGCCGAGGTCATCACCTCGAAGAAGGCGCTGCCGGTCATGTTCAGGACGCTGAAGATGATCAACACGCTCAACGTCACTTACGGACTGGTCTTCGCTGAAATCCTGTCCGACAACGGCTCCGAATTCGCCTCCCGCAATCACCCTGAAGGGCACCCCTTCGAGGCCATGCTGCTCGAACTCGGCATCAAGCACCGTTACACAAGACCCTACCGGCCGCAGACCAACGGCAAGGTCGAACGCTTCTGGCGCACCATCGACGATGACGTCATCGACGGCGCGACCTTCGACAACCTAGATCACTTCGCCAACGAGCTCTTCGAGTATCTGATCTACTACAACAACCACAGACCTCATCAGGCCCTTGGCGGACAGACCCCGAAAGACTTCGCTTTGACCAAAACTCAAGCCACTCAATCAGCGAATTAGTGAACTCGCACAGCAATGACGTAGAGACGACGTCATTCCGGGGCGCGAAGCGAACCCGGAATCTCGAGATTCCGGGTTCGATGCTTTGCATCGCCCCGGAATGACCGAGCGTCATCACGGTTCCCGTACTCACCGGCCCGAAATTTTTTCACCGTCTTCGTTGACGGGATATTTACCACTTTCATCGAGCGGGCATTTACCAACACTTTCGAAGCGAAGCTGCAAAAGCGCGCGGTGCATTGCGTGTGACATACACGCCACGCGGATTAACTCCCCGGCAACCTAAATTCGATACCAACAAAAAAGGTCGAATTTTACGGACGTACTGAAGTTCGATCGCGTCTTGTAAGCGTTGCGTAGAGCGTATCGATGTTTGTGTTGCGTAACCATCCGAAGGGCGCGCGGTTCGCGTCCTTCGGACTCGGTCTTTGCGTCTTCGCATTGATGCCGACCGAGATCGGATATCAGGATATAGCTTCGCTATTGGCCCGGCAGCCCGGTGTCGCCGAGCGCTGGCAGAACCGTGTGTTCTCCGCCGTCGGCACCATCCAGGTCGCGACCTTCGCGTTTGGCCGCCCGATCGGAACCTCTTCACCGCAGACCGCGACCTACCGGCTCGCCAGCCTCGACAATCAAGGCATCGACATCACGGGTTCAGTGACGCGCAATCCGCTCGCATCTGCGCCGCCGCGGTATCAGGCCGCCGATTTTCCGAGAGTAGACCGCACCGCGAAGGGCGACCGGCTGGTTGTGACGCCGCCGCAGCCGACCGAGGCCGCAAACCCGGACGAACATGTGCCGGCGCACGAGGATCCTGCGACCTCCAACGCATTGGTGAAGGGCGCCAAGACCGTCGAGCGGGCGCCGTCGGCAGAACCCGCGCCGCTCGATCCGGAACTGCAGGCCGCCTTGAGCGCACCGCCGCTCGCGCAATACGACGTGTCGATGTCGCTCGAAGCCAATCCGCTCGACGATCTCAAGAGCGCGCCGCTGGCGTTATCGCCTTCGGTCGCACTCGCGCCCGCAGCCCCGCACGACAATTTTTCCTTCAAGACCTCGAGCCTGTTTTTTGGCTCCTCGCTCGGTTCGCCCGAAAGCATCGAGCGCTGGCGGCCCGGCGAGGAACCGGTGATCGTGATGCCGGGCGCGGCTCCCGATCCCGACATGAAGGTGATGGCCTCGCTGCCGGTCGACGCCGACGGCCCGGTCAGGGCCGGCGAGATGGGCGAGAGCGTTGCGCCGAAGGGCGAGGTCAATTCCGACAACCAGCGCGCCAAGACGCCGGCCGAACGTCTCGGCCTGTTCGACGACAAGTCGCGCGCCAAGCCGGAAAAATGTCTGGCGGAAGCCGTCTATTTCGAAGCCCGCGGCGAGGCCGTGCGCGGCCAGATCGCGGTGGCGCAGGTGGTGCTGAACCGCGCCTTCTCGGGCAAATATCCGGATACGGTGTGCGGCGTGGTCTACCAGAACAAGCATCGCCATCTGGCGTGCCAGTTCACCTTCGCCTGCGACAACAATGCCGATGTCATTCGCGAGCCCGACATGTGGGACCGTGCGCAGAAGATCGCCAAGGCGATGCTGGACGGCCGGCTGTGGCTGCCGGAAGTCGACAAGTCGACCCACTACCACGCCTATTGGGTGCGCCCGTCCTGGGTCAGCGAAATGAAGAAGACGTACAAGTTCGGCGTCCACACCTTCTATCGCCCGCGCGCCTGGGGCGACGGCAGCGACGCGCCGAGCTGGGGCAGCCCGGCCGAGACCGCCGCGATCTCAGCCAAGCTCGCCGAAGCCGCGCAGAGCTCAGCCGAGCAGGCCAGCGCGAAGCGGTAAGGCCTACACCGTCATTCCGGGGCATCGCGCAGCGATGAACCTCAGGTGCGCAATTGCGCACCGGGGAATCTCGAGATTGTGAGCGACATCGCAAACCAATCTCGAGATTCCGGGTTCGCGCCTTTGGCGCGCCCCGGAATGACGGTGCAAGTTGTTCTCCCTAATCCCCCACTGTCCTCGCCGATTTTGCAGGGCTGCCCTGCAGCGAAAAATTCTGCCCCGCCGCTCTTGGGATTTCCATGCGAATGCATTAACTCCCCGTAACGTTCTCGACAGACCGGATTCCTGGGGGAAGCTACATGGCTGTAACGGCAGACAATCTTCGTCCGGCATCGACCTGGCGAACGCCGCTTGTCATCATCATTTGCGGCTGCGCGATCGCGCTGTTGAGTTTCGGGCCGCGCTCGAGCCTTGGTTTCTTCATCCAGCCGATGACCCGGGAGTTTGCCTGGGGCCGCGACGTGTTCGGTCTCGCGCTGGCGCTGCAGAACCTGTTGTGGGGGCTGGGCCAGCCGATCGCCGGCGCTATTGCCGACCGGTTCGGGTTGCTGCGCGTGATGGTTGTCGGCGCGCTGCTCTATGCCGGCGGCCTCTTGGTGATGCGCTATGCGGCGAACCCGGGCTCGCTCGATCTCGGCGCCGGCGTGATGATCGGCTTCGGCCTGTCCGGCTGCTCGTTCAACCTGGTGCTGTCGGCATTCTCAAAACTGCTGCCGCTGGAGAAGCGCGGCCTGGCGCTCGGCGCCGGCACCGCGGCGGGTTCGTTCGGGCAATTCCTGTTCGCGCCGTTCGGCGTGGCGATGATCGACAATTTCGGCTGGCAGTCGGCGCTGACGGTGTTTGCGTTCCTGATGCTGCTGATCGTGCCGCTGGCGCTGGCGCTTTCGACGCCGCCGGCCGTGTCGTCGAACGTGCCGGTCGCGGACCAGCAATCGTTCAAGACCGCGCTTGCCGAAGCGTTCGGCCATCGCTCCTACGTGTTGCTGGTGCTCGGCTTCTTCACCTGCGGCTTCCAGCTCGCCTTCATCACCGTGCATCTGCCGGCCTATCTATCCGACCGCGGCGTTTCGGCGCAGACCGGCGGCTGGGTGGTCGCGGCCATCGGCCTGTTCAACATCGTGGGCTCCTTGAGCGTCGGCTGGCTGCAGAACAAGTTTCCGAAGCGCTACATCCTGTCGCTCATCTATCTGGCGCGGGCGTTGTCGATCGTGGCCTTCATCTCGTTTCCAATCACCGCCTTCTCCGCGATCGTGTTCGGCGCCGCGACGGGGCTGACCTGGTTGTCGACGGTGCCGCCGACCTCGGCGCTGGTGGCGCTGATGTTCGGCACCCGCTGGTTCGCGACGCTGTATGGCTTCGCCTTTGTCAGCCACCAGGTCGGCGGCTTCCTCGGGGTCTGGCTCGGCGGCGTCGTGTTCGAGAAATTCGGCTCCTACACGCCGATCTGGTGGCTCTCGGTGCTGTTCGGCGTGCTGTCGGCGCTGATCAACCTGCCGATCGTCGAACAGCCGGTGGCGCGCCCGGTTGCGCAGCCCGCCTGATCCGGTAAAACCCGCGGACATCAAAAGTCCGGGGAGTTTATCGTGGGAACGTTCAAGGCCATCAGGATCGACAAGGCGGAAAAAGGTACCACCGCCGCGCTGACGCAGTTCGACGAAGCCGAGTTGATGGAAGGCGACGTTACGGTCGCCGTCGAGTGGTCGACGTTGAACTACAAGGACGGCCTTGCCGTGACCGGCAAGGCGCCGGTGGTGCGCCGCTTCCCGATGATTGCCGGCATCGACTTTGCCGGCACCGTCGAACAATCCTCGCATCCGCAATGGAAGGCCGGCGACAAGGTCGTCTGCAACGGCTGGGGCATGGGCGAGACCCATCTCGGCGCCTATGCCGAAAAGGCCCGCGTCAAGGGCGACTGGCTGGTGCGGTTGCCCCAGAACATCTCGACCCGCGACGCCATGGCGATCGGCACCGCCGGCTATACCGCGATGCTGTCGGTGCTGGCGCTGGAGAAGCACGGCCTGACGCCCAAGAGCGGTCCGGTCGTGGTGACCGGCGCCGCCGGTGGCGTCGGCTCGGTCGCAATCGCCGTGCTGTCGAAGCTCGGCTATCACGTCATCGCCTCCACCGGGCGGATGTCGGAGGCTGACTACCTCAAAGGCCTCGGCGCCGCCGAGGTGATCGATCGCAACGAGTTGTCGGGTCCGGCCAAGCCGCTCGCCAAGGAGCGCTGGGCGGGCGGTATCGACAGCGTCGGCTCGACCACGCTGGCCAACCTGCTGTCGATGACGAAGTATGGCGGAGCCATCGCCGCCTGCGGTCTCGCCGCCGGCATGGACCTGCCGTCCTCGGTCGCGCCGTTCATTTTGCGCGGGGTGTGCCTTCTCGGCATCGATTCCGTGATGTGCCCGATCGAGCAGCGCAAGCTCGCCTGGAGCCGCCTCGCCAGCGATCTGGACCCCAAGAAACTAACTGATATTACTCAGGAAATCGCTCTTGACCAGGTCGTCGCCGCCGGCGCCCAAATTCTCGCCGGCCAGGTCCGCGGTCGAATCGTGGTAAAAATTGTCTGACCGCGTTCAGACTTTACCAACCAAGCTGCTCCAAAGTTGCCACGGTTGATATGGTAAGTAGCGGGTAAAGAGGCCGTAAGGCTGGTGCCCGCGCTCTTGGTAAGTTGGAGTAGCTGCATGCTTGCGCGTTTGGTTCTGGGGGCCGTCACGGCCGCTGCGATGGTTGTGCCCGCGCTGGCCGGGATGATGAATGCCGACGAGGCGCGCAGGTTCGTGTCCGGCAAGGTGTTCGCGTTCAACTGTTTCGACGGTACCCGCGGCGCTGGCCGCATCCTCGACGACATGGGCGCGGCCGGCTCGGTCCAGTTCTCCGGCTCGGGCCCGATCCGCCACGTGCGCCTGCCCGGCAACACGCTGCAAGTCCGCGGCCAGGCCGTCTGTGCTTCCATCAAGGGGCTGCCGTTCGAGCCGTGCTTCAACCTCGACAAGCGCGATGACCGTACCTTCCGCGGCTCGGTCTCGGGCATGGGCTTTGCCTATTGCGATTTCCGCCACCAGGGTGGGGCCTCGATGCTGATGGCGCGTGCCGTGGCGCGGCCGCGCTCGCTGCATGCCCCGGAGCCGAGCCGTTCGGCCGATGCCCGCGCCGAAGTCTCCGCGCGCGTCGAGACGCCGGCGGTCGAGCGCGCCAAACTCGAGCCGGTCAAATCGGAAGCAAAGGCGGAGCCGGCGAAGGCCGAGAGCGCACCGGAACTGCGTCGCTCGACCGACTGATCTCCCCGGAACGGTTTGACGGCGCTTCCACGGCCGGCCGGATTGCGCGAACTCGCTCCGTAGTCCTACGGCCCGAGGAATTCACGCCCCGGTAGCGATTCGCATTGCAACGTCATGGTCAAGCGGCCGGAAGGCGGCCCAGAACCATGAGTCCGATCATGCCGCTGTATTTTTTCCGGATCAGCCATGGCCGCTACGCGGGCGCGTCCGATCAGGGATCCGAATTCGAGAGCCGCGAGGCCGCGTGGGCCGAAATGACCAAGGTCTGCGGCAACCTGCTCGGCAGCATTTCGCGCAGCCTGAAGCAGAATGCCGAATGGCAGATGGAATTGCTCGACGAAACCAGGAAGCCGGTTTTCCGGATTCGCCTGGTCGCGGAATCGGTCGGCTAGAGCCATTTCCGTTCCGATTGAATCGGAACCGGGCTCTCGATTCTTTGACGCGTTCTCTTGACGCGAACCGTTTTCCACTTCGCTGGAAACGCTCTGGAATTCCATTCAAGTCTTGATGTCGATCTGACCGGGATCGATCCCGCGCCAATGCTTCGCGCTTGCTGCGGGTGCGCCGGCCCAATCTCACGGCGTGTAATCTACAACCATGGCGGGCTAATGCGTCGAATTTACGCAGGCTTTGCCACCCTTCTTCCGTAGTCGTACGGACCCGGCGTTAAGATTAACAGACCATCTCGATCCGTATTGATCGCGTCATCCCGAGCGGCTGTCGCTCGTGCACGGCATGGCGATGGTTGCAAGATCTCCATTGCCGCCCCCAGGTTCATGCGAGGACATTGCCAAGATGCGGATCATCCAGAATTTGAGAATCGGAACCAAGCTTGCGATCACGTCGGCGCTGACGATCTTGCTTGTCGCATCGATAATCTACCTGCAAATGGCCGGCAGTGCCAATGTCCAGAAGGCGACTGATAACGCGGCCCGGCAACAGACCATTGCCCAGAGCGCGGCTGAAGCAAAGGCGTCGGTGCGCGGCATGCAGATCGGTAACCGCGATATCATCCTGTCAACGACGCTGCCCGATCTGCAAAAGGCATCTGAATATTTCTCAGGACGGCGCACCGCTGCGCTCAAGTTCGCCGCCGAGATGGAAAAGCTGTCGAAGTCTGCTGACAATCGCGAGCGGATCGCGAGGCTCATCGCCGTGATCGGCGACCTCTCCAAGGGCAAGGAACAACTTGAGGCCGTGCGCAAGGATGCAATCGGCCTTGAAGCGAAGCGAGTCGCTGGCGACGCGGACGCTGCTGCGCGCATTTCCAAGCTGGCCGACGAGATCGCTCGCATTCGCAGGGAAGTAACCATCCCCGCCAACAACGAGGCCGAGGCTCTCGCAAACAAGATCACCGACTATGGCAAGGCGCGCAGCGAGGAGGCACAGACCGAAGCGCGCGCCGATTCCGCTTCGGCCGAGCGGACCTCGCTGATGGCCGGCATCGCCGTGGCATTTCTGCTGGTCGGCACCTGCATCTTCTCGATCGTCACGATTGCCCGTCCGATGCGCGCATTGAGCGTATCGATGGAAGAACTGGCTGGCGGCAACTTCGCTGTCGTGCTGCCCGGCCTTGGCCGCAAGGACGAGGTCGGCGACGTTGCCGGCGCCGTCGAGAAGTTCAAGGTCGTCTCGGAGAAGAAGGCCCGCGACGAGGCCGAAGCCAAGATGAAGCAGGACCAGATCGCCGCGCAGCAGCGCAAGGCCGACATGGTCAGGCTTGCCGATCAGTTCGAAGGCGCGGTCGGTGAGATCATCGAAACCGTTTCGTCGGCATCGACCGAACTGGAAGCATCGGCTTCGACATTGACGGCGACCGCGGAACGGTCTCAGGAGTTGACCGTCATGGTGGCGGCGGCTTCCGAGGAGGCTTCCACCAACGTGCAGTCGGTGGCGTCGGCGACCGAAGAACTGTCGTCATCGGTCAACGAGATCAGCCGCCAGGTGCAGGAATCGGCGCGGATGGCGAGCGAGGCCGTTGGACAGGCCAAGGCCACCAACAATCGCGTCGGTGAACTGTCAAAGGCGGCAGCCCGCATCGGCGATGTCGTCGAACTGATCAACACCATTGCCGGCCAGACCAATCTCTTGGCACTCAACGCCACCATCGAGGCGGCGCGTGCCGGTGAAGCCGGCCGCGGCTTCGCGGTCGTGGCGTCGGAAGTGAAGGCGCTGGCCGAGCAGACCGCCAAGGCCACCGGCGAAATCGGTCAGCAGATTTCGGGCATCCAGGCGGCGACCCAGGAGTCGGTCGGTGCGATCAAGGAAATCAGCGGCACTATTGAGCGGCTGTCGGAGATTTCCTCGACCATTGCCGCCGCGGTGGAAGAGCAGGGCGCCGCCACCCAGGAGATTTCCCGCAACGTGCAGCAGGCCGCTCAGGGTACCCAGCAGGTCTCCTCCAACATCACCGACGTACAGCGCGGCGCCACCGAGACCGGATCGGCCTCCGCGCAGGTGCTTTCGGCCGCGCAACTGCTGTCGGGCGACAGCAACCGCCTCAAGCTCGAGGTCGCCAAGTTCCTCAATACGGTGAGGGCTGCCTGACGGCGACAGCGTTTTCGGGCGAAGCATGCCCCCGGACTTGATCCGGGGGCGGATACCGGTTCGCGCAAGGAAAGCGCGTCGAACACAAAGGGCGTTATCCCCCCGCCGGCGCGGCGGGGGCAGCCGATGCCGCGGCCTGCCGGCGGAACAGGATACGCTGGTACAGCCAGCCGATCGCCACCAGCACCAGGCCGAGGCACATGAACGACAGCGCGCGGTAGACGCCGGTCAGCGTCGACATGTCGATCAAAAATGCCTTGAGGATCGTCAGCGCAATGACGGCGGCGGAGGCCAGCCGCGCGCGCTGCGAATTGGCGAGAATGCCGATGCCGAGCAGCACGACGCCGAAGGCCAGCCACGCGATCGAGTAAGTGTATTGCTCGATACCGGTGGTCGGGCCGACGTCCATATGGGGGCCGTGGTAGAGCCGGCGGATTTCGAACGTTACATAAGCGAGCGCCAGGATCAGCGCGCCGGCGGCGAGTGTATTGACGTAGGCAGCCGGACGATGGCCCGCCACTGCATAGGATAGCAGCAGCGCCAATAGAGCAGGTAGCGCATAGCCGAGCAGCAGGAGGTTGATGAAGCTGCCGCCGACGTTGATGTTCCAGAGCCATGGCTGCTCCAGCACCAGCAGTCCGCCAACGGTCGCGAGGCCTGCGAACGCGGTCAGCAGGATGGCGCCGGCATTGTGCACGACGCTGCCGGTGCGCAGGCGTAGCCGTTCCAGCCCAATCGCCATCGCCAGCGCCACACAGACCTGCAGTGCCACTTCGGTGAGACCGGCGGAGGTGAAGTAGGGATCGCCGTCGTTGACCGCATGGCGGATTTCCATGAACGCCAGCAACACCGTGAACAGGATCGCGGCCGACTCGACCGTGCGCAGCGGCGCATCGTCGCCGTTGCGGCGCAGGAAGATGCTGCCGGCCCAGAACGAAGCGGCCGGAATACCGTAGCCCCACAACAGCCAGTTGAAGATCGGCGTGGTGCCGACGGCGTCGCCAACAATGCGCGGATCGTCTGCGATGCGCAGCACCACGATGCCGGCGAGAATGGCGGCAAGCGAACGCAGGAACGGTATAGGCCGCTGCAGCGAAATCCAGGCGGTCGCCGCCGACATCAGCGCCAGCGCAATCGTGAGCCAGCCTTTTTCCAGCGCGAACGTCAGTGCCAGCGCCAGCGCCGCCAGCGTGCCGGTCGCATACAGTGCGATGGCGGCCTGGTGCCCCGGACGCTCGTCGCGCTTGGTCAGCATCTCGGTCGCGGCGGCATAGGCAGCGGCCAGCATCACCGCGAGAATCGCGAACGGAATCGAGCGATCGAGATGCGCGATGCGGGCATAGAGCGCGACCAGCAGCGCCAGCGGTACGAATACGGAAGCGGCCGACCACACGACGGGAATGACTGATCTCGCCGAGCGGCCCTGCGCCAAGAATCCGGCGACGCCGAATCCGAACGCGAAGATCGCGGCTGAAATCAGATGTAGCGACACCGATCCGTCGGTGGCATCAGGTCCGATGCCCGGCAACGGGCCGCCAGGCAGTACCAGCATGTCCGGATTGGCACGGATGGCCCATTCGGCGAACACGACAAATACCAGCGCCGCGGCAGCGCCGACGGCGCCGGTGGCGGCATCGCTGCGCCAGGCGACGGCGAGGCTGCCGGCGGCCAGCAGGCCGAACACGATCATCGCGGCGTCGGCATGAAAACTGTTCAGCACGATCAAGGTCGCACCGGCGAGATAAGCCGCGAGCGAGCCGGACGATATCGGCTCGATCTGGCCTTGGTCCGCGGGCGGGCCGAATAGGAAGCCGCACACCACCAGCACGGCGGCGAGGACAAATCCGGCCAGCACGTGGAACGCATGCGGCGCCACCATCGACGGGCCGCATTGCAGGCAGGGCAGGGTCCACAAAAAAGCGAACGCGATCGTGGTGACCGCGAGCCAGCGCCACAGCCGGACGCGGGCGAGGCCGAACGCCGCCGCGGTGACGATGGCGAGATAGACGTAGAGCGCCCAGTAGTCGGGCTTGTCGGACGACACCAGAACGGGCGTGACGAAGGCGCCGACGACGCCGAGCCCGGCGAGCGCCGGCCCATGCAGCAACGCCGCGGCAAGCGTGCCCAGCGCCACCAGCCCGAGCAGGATGAAGGCAGTCGCGGGCACCAGGAATCCATACAGCGCATAGGCCGCGTAGACGGTGGCGAATGCGACGGCGGTGCCGGCGGCGGTGAGAATCGCCGGAATATTGGCAACCGGCAGCGCCTCGATCGCGGAGATGCTCTCCTTGCGCCGGGTCCATTCGCCGGCGGCGAGCAAAGCGAGGGCGAACAGGCCGCCCAATATCGTGCGCACGCCGGGGCCGAGCAGGCCGGCATCGATCGAATAGCGGACCATGAAGAATCCGCCGAGCGCCAAGGTCAGGCCGCCGATCCACACCACCCAGCGGGTGCCGACGGTTTCCTCAAAGCCGCGATCGGGCCGCGGCAGCGGCGGCGGCGCGGCCGCCGGGGTACTTGCGATTTCAGGCGCTGGTTCGGCGGCGGGCGCGATGGATTCCACGTCGGGAATGACCGGCGGCGTCGGGGCAACGCCGGCTGCGGCTGGTGTTGTGGCCTGTTCGGCCGCCTGCATGGGTCTCGGCAGCGGCGGAACGGATCGTGTGATCGCTCTTGCCTCGATCGCATCCAGCCGCGTGCGCAGCGCCGCCGCCTGGTTGATCGCCTTGCGGGCGAAGATAAAGGCGACGATCGCGATCACGAGCGCGGCGAAATCGAGCGGGTTATCGAACATCAGGCCTCCAGGCACAGCGTTTTCGAGCGAAGTGGGTACCGGTTCGCGTCAAGAAAACGCGTCGAACAACAAGCCAGCACCAAACCATGCACCGGTCACGTCAGTAGCCCGTTGCTATCCAGTGAGTGCAGCATTGCGCGCTAAAAGTTCAATGATGGATGCGCGGCATTTGGCGCATCATTCCAGATCGAGCTGAAACGGCTTGCCCTCGACGGTCATGCTGCCGGGGCCCATTTCGTCGAGCGCGCGCAGCATCCGTCCGTCGCGTCCCAATGCCTTGTCGGCGAGGCTGACGATCAGCCGGTTCGGCGAGGCGATCGGCGAGCGGGCGCGGATTTGCCTGGCAATCTCGATTTCGTCACGGTGCGGATTGAGCATGCAGGCGGCGGCGAAGGCGCTCGCGGTCGAGCGGCTGATGCCGGCATAGCAATGCACCACCATCGGCGCGCGACGATCCCAGCCGCGCACGAAAGCCAGCACCTTTTCGATATGCGCGTCCGACGGCGCCATGAAGCCGTCGATCTGCTCGGTGATGTCGTCCATCGACACTTTCAGATGGTTGGCTTCCAGCACCGAAGCCGGCCGCTGCACCTGGTCGACATTGGCCATCACGGTGAGGACATGACTGGCGCCGGTCGCCTTGACGGTCTCGGGAAGGGCGGCGAGCGAGCAGACGTGAAGCATGGCGTTCCCTGGGGAATGTTTTGTTATCGCGATTATAGGCCCGTGCATCGGGGGGTGAAAGCCGGTTTCCGGCGGCCTTCAACCAAGCAACAGGTTGAATCGCGCCAAAAACTGCTTTTCAGCCCGTGCCGCGGTCCAGGGCGTCAGATAATCG
The Bradyrhizobium sp. KBS0727 genome window above contains:
- a CDS encoding DUF2339 domain-containing protein, which translates into the protein MFDNPLDFAALVIAIVAFIFARKAINQAAALRTRLDAIEARAITRSVPPLPRPMQAAEQATTPAAAGVAPTPPVIPDVESIAPAAEPAPEIASTPAAAPPPLPRPDRGFEETVGTRWVVWIGGLTLALGGFFMVRYSIDAGLLGPGVRTILGGLFALALLAAGEWTRRKESISAIEALPVANIPAILTAAGTAVAFATVYAAYALYGFLVPATAFILLGLVALGTLAAALLHGPALAGLGVVGAFVTPVLVSSDKPDYWALYVYLAIVTAAAFGLARVRLWRWLAVTTIAFAFLWTLPCLQCGPSMVAPHAFHVLAGFVLAAVLVVCGFLFGPPADQGQIEPISSGSLAAYLAGATLIVLNSFHADAAMIVFGLLAAGSLAVAWRSDAATGAVGAAAALVFVVFAEWAIRANPDMLVLPGGPLPGIGPDATDGSVSLHLISAAIFAFGFGVAGFLAQGRSARSVIPVVWSAASVFVPLALLVALYARIAHLDRSIPFAILAVMLAAAYAAATEMLTKRDERPGHQAAIALYATGTLAALALALTFALEKGWLTIALALMSAATAWISLQRPIPFLRSLAAILAGIVVLRIADDPRIVGDAVGTTPIFNWLLWGYGIPAASFWAGSIFLRRNGDDAPLRTVESAAILFTVLLAFMEIRHAVNDGDPYFTSAGLTEVALQVCVALAMAIGLERLRLRTGSVVHNAGAILLTAFAGLATVGGLLVLEQPWLWNINVGGSFINLLLLGYALPALLALLLSYAVAGHRPAAYVNTLAAGALILALAYVTFEIRRLYHGPHMDVGPTTGIEQYTYSIAWLAFGVVLLGIGILANSQRARLASAAVIALTILKAFLIDMSTLTGVYRALSFMCLGLVLVAIGWLYQRILFRRQAAASAAPAAPAGG
- a CDS encoding tyrosine phosphatase family protein — encoded protein: MLHVCSLAALPETVKATGASHVLTVMANVDQVQRPASVLEANHLKVSMDDITEQIDGFMAPSDAHIEKVLAFVRGWDRRAPMVVHCYAGISRSTASAFAAACMLNPHRDEIEIARQIRARSPIASPNRLIVSLADKALGRDGRMLRALDEMGPGSMTVEGKPFQLDLE